One Moorella sp. E308F DNA segment encodes these proteins:
- the hepT gene encoding type VII toxin-antitoxin system HepT family RNase toxin has translation MKFDALKAGKLLAAFKQAQKRLQDLARLPKEEFLADPDKIGSAKYHFIVAIEAAIDLSNHIIARNNLRIPEDYADTFRVLGEAGIFPSEFTATLIKMARFRNRLVHIYWDVDNDTLYNILVNGLKDLDAYLKAMGKFFTGNKEEP, from the coding sequence TTGAAATTTGATGCTTTAAAAGCCGGCAAACTTCTTGCTGCGTTCAAGCAGGCTCAAAAGCGGCTGCAAGACCTGGCCCGTTTGCCCAAAGAGGAGTTTTTGGCTGATCCTGATAAAATAGGCAGCGCTAAATATCATTTCATCGTGGCCATTGAAGCAGCCATTGATTTAAGCAATCATATTATCGCTAGAAACAATTTGAGAATACCGGAGGATTACGCTGATACCTTTCGTGTTTTGGGTGAGGCTGGCATTTTTCCTTCTGAATTTACTGCTACTCTCATTAAAATGGCTAGATTCAGGAACAGGCTGGTCCATATTTATTGGGACGTGGATAATGATACCCTCTATAATATTTTAGTGAACGGGCTCAAAGATCTCGATGCTTATTTAAAGGCAATGGGCAAATTTTTCACTGGTAACAAGGAAGAGCCCTAG
- a CDS encoding S-layer homology domain-containing protein: protein MLRRVSTRVFTCWTLLFLMLLSLVGGPAAPAAGLDLPGLYDRLKDDPAYQPYRQELLEEYRKLNSSEQAMDSDIRSFLADVQDRLANADTSSLKDEDDVNALVMETAAEVLLTGNYSTLASALAATSDIQSILKGNFPPALEAVREQIVAALLGSTGQAVSGGGGAAVPPAGTGEEIQRDAAAGVVTWRVSPEAAAGIKDNKLVLSLAGETVPTRTFSLPSDLLRDLGQKKAELELDYGPVVLTLPPASLATLSDFGAVDLTCRQESPDPAQVKGINGPGYRAAGMVYTLTAGDKAGLPAGIPARIKYEERQGLDRDLLGVYQVQSDGSLVYRGGHGVEGNPYLEFALPGDGSYIVLEYRADFADLAGHWAARDVEIMAARHIAAGVGEGRFEPDREITRAEFTSLLQRVLDLPTPGAAAGFSDVPPEAWYAPSVAAAVRAGLVHGYEDKTFKPDNPVTRAEMAAMLANALALKGLAVQQEPGRVEAVLQNYKDQAVVPSWARSAMAATVTAGIIGGRDDGLAPLEHATRAEAVVMLKRLMDKGFAPGL from the coding sequence TTGCTGCGGAGGGTTTCTACGAGGGTTTTTACCTGCTGGACGCTGTTGTTCCTTATGCTGCTGTCCCTGGTGGGAGGGCCGGCCGCCCCGGCCGCGGGGCTGGATCTCCCCGGCCTGTATGACCGGCTGAAGGATGATCCCGCCTACCAGCCCTATCGCCAGGAACTGCTGGAAGAGTACCGGAAGCTGAATAGCAGTGAGCAGGCCATGGACAGCGACATCCGTTCCTTCCTGGCCGATGTGCAGGATCGGCTTGCTAATGCCGATACGAGCAGCCTCAAGGATGAAGACGACGTGAACGCCCTGGTCATGGAAACGGCGGCGGAAGTGCTGCTGACGGGTAATTACAGTACCCTGGCCAGTGCCCTGGCGGCAACTTCTGACATTCAATCCATCCTGAAGGGCAATTTCCCGCCGGCCCTGGAAGCCGTCCGGGAGCAGATTGTAGCCGCCCTGCTGGGGAGCACCGGGCAGGCCGTATCTGGCGGGGGCGGGGCGGCAGTGCCTCCGGCCGGTACGGGAGAAGAGATCCAGCGCGACGCTGCTGCGGGAGTTGTTACCTGGCGGGTGAGCCCGGAGGCGGCCGCCGGGATAAAGGATAACAAGCTGGTCCTTTCCCTGGCCGGGGAGACTGTTCCTACCCGGACCTTTTCTCTGCCGTCTGATCTGCTCCGGGACCTGGGGCAGAAAAAGGCGGAGCTGGAGCTGGACTACGGCCCGGTGGTCCTGACCCTGCCGCCGGCCTCCCTGGCGACTTTGAGCGACTTCGGAGCAGTAGACCTGACGTGCCGGCAGGAGAGCCCGGACCCGGCGCAAGTAAAAGGCATCAACGGGCCGGGCTACAGGGCGGCAGGCATGGTTTATACCCTCACCGCCGGGGATAAGGCGGGGCTCCCGGCCGGCATCCCTGCCAGGATAAAATATGAAGAGCGGCAGGGGTTGGACCGGGACCTCCTGGGCGTTTACCAGGTGCAAAGCGATGGTTCCCTGGTTTATCGCGGCGGTCATGGGGTGGAAGGGAATCCCTACCTGGAATTTGCCCTCCCCGGGGACGGGAGTTACATCGTCCTGGAGTACCGGGCTGATTTTGCCGACCTGGCGGGCCACTGGGCGGCCAGGGATGTAGAGATTATGGCGGCCAGGCATATCGCCGCCGGCGTGGGGGAGGGGCGGTTTGAGCCTGACCGCGAGATTACCCGGGCCGAATTTACGAGCCTCCTGCAACGGGTCCTGGATCTGCCGACGCCGGGGGCGGCAGCCGGCTTTAGCGATGTGCCGCCTGAAGCCTGGTACGCTCCTTCCGTTGCCGCCGCTGTCCGGGCGGGGCTGGTGCACGGGTACGAGGATAAGACCTTTAAGCCCGACAATCCGGTGACCAGGGCGGAAATGGCGGCCATGCTGGCCAACGCCCTGGCCTTGAAAGGCCTGGCGGTGCAGCAGGAGCCCGGCCGGGTGGAAGCCGTCCTGCAGAACTATAAAGATCAGGCGGTTGTTCCCTCCTGGGCTCGCTCGGCCATGGCGGCAACAGTAACGGCCGGGATTATCGGCGGCCGCGATGACGGCCTGGCGCCCCTGGAGCACGCCACCAGGGCCGAAGCCGTAGTTATGCTGAAGAGATTGATGGATAAAGGTTTTGCGCCGGGATTGTAG
- a CDS encoding UPF0175 family protein translates to MAKEVVVKIPDDVYESLGWKKDLAGEILKRLAAALYAERKVSLGKAAEMSGVSYSAFLDVLAEMGITLNYDEEELEHDLETVRRLLAREGNSPF, encoded by the coding sequence ATGGCGAAAGAGGTTGTTGTGAAAATACCTGACGATGTCTATGAAAGTTTAGGATGGAAAAAAGATTTGGCAGGGGAAATATTAAAGAGGCTGGCTGCTGCATTATACGCCGAAAGGAAGGTTTCTTTGGGCAAGGCTGCTGAAATGAGCGGGGTGTCTTATAGCGCTTTTTTAGATGTCCTTGCTGAAATGGGCATTACATTGAATTATGATGAAGAAGAATTAGAACATGATTTGGAAACCGTAAGGAGGCTATTGGCGCGTGAAGGTAATAGCCCCTTTTGA
- a CDS encoding nucleotidyltransferase domain-containing protein, with the protein MERFKFYSLTDEEKHSLLQRIAACLKGREEIAFAYLHGSFLCEGPFRDIDLAVYINDEGIDSDYFLYEMQLEDSLRQLIPFPIDVRVINRAPLSFKYTVLKNGYLLIENVPNIRVDFEEYTLDRYFDFAPFRKRYLKETLGLEI; encoded by the coding sequence TTGGAACGGTTTAAGTTCTATTCCTTGACTGATGAGGAGAAGCATAGCCTGCTTCAAAGAATTGCTGCCTGTTTAAAAGGAAGAGAGGAGATAGCCTTTGCCTATCTTCACGGTTCTTTTCTCTGTGAAGGTCCTTTCAGGGATATTGATCTGGCCGTTTATATCAATGATGAGGGGATAGATTCAGATTACTTCCTTTATGAGATGCAGTTGGAAGATTCCCTCCGGCAGCTCATTCCTTTCCCGATCGATGTCAGGGTTATTAATAGAGCTCCTTTATCCTTCAAATATACCGTTCTAAAAAACGGTTACCTGTTAATAGAGAATGTCCCCAATATCAGAGTTGATTTTGAGGAATACACGCTGGACAGGTATTTTGATTTTGCCCCGTTTCGGAAACGCTATTTAAAGGAGACGCTTGGCCTTGAAATTTGA
- the thiI gene encoding tRNA uracil 4-sulfurtransferase ThiI, translated as MYTSLLVRYGEISLKGNNRPYFEDKLLDNMRRALGDLPPRRMRKTFGRVFVDLHDDLEAVARRLQRVFGIVSMSPVATAPLEMEAIKKAALAVLKDSPGTTFKVQTQRPNKRFPLASPEVNRQLGAYLLTHSQGQKVDVHHPDRIIHVEIRDEGAYIYSRIIPGPGGLPVGVTGRGLLLISGGIDSPVAGYMGMKRGLELTALHFHSFPFTSERSKEKVIDLCRVLAGYSGPFRLVVAPFTNIQKAIRQHCPEEFYVTIMRRIMFRIAGAVAAKEEALAILTGESLGQVASQTLQSMAVINKVVDLPVLRPLVAWDKSEIIEVARRIGTYDISIRPYEDCCTLFVPKHPATKPPLARVEAAERNLAVAELVEECLASLEILTVEPEDTGL; from the coding sequence ATGTATACATCCTTACTGGTGCGTTATGGCGAGATCAGCTTGAAAGGCAATAACCGCCCTTATTTTGAGGACAAACTCCTGGACAACATGCGCCGGGCCCTGGGCGACCTGCCGCCCCGCCGGATGCGCAAGACCTTCGGCCGCGTCTTCGTTGACCTGCATGACGACCTGGAAGCCGTAGCCCGGCGCCTGCAGCGAGTGTTCGGCATCGTCTCCATGAGCCCGGTAGCTACAGCTCCTCTGGAGATGGAAGCCATCAAAAAAGCCGCCCTGGCCGTTTTAAAGGATTCCCCCGGCACCACCTTTAAGGTCCAGACCCAGCGGCCCAATAAACGCTTTCCCCTCGCCTCGCCGGAGGTCAACCGGCAGCTGGGAGCCTATCTCCTGACCCACAGCCAGGGCCAGAAGGTAGACGTTCACCATCCCGACCGGATTATCCATGTGGAAATCCGCGACGAAGGAGCCTACATCTACTCCCGCATCATCCCCGGACCCGGCGGCCTGCCCGTGGGGGTCACCGGTCGGGGGCTGCTCCTGATCTCCGGCGGCATCGACAGTCCGGTGGCCGGCTACATGGGTATGAAACGGGGCCTGGAGCTCACGGCCCTCCATTTCCACAGTTTCCCCTTTACCAGCGAACGCTCCAAGGAAAAGGTCATCGACCTCTGCCGGGTCCTGGCGGGCTACAGCGGACCTTTCCGCCTGGTGGTAGCCCCCTTTACCAATATCCAGAAGGCCATCCGCCAGCACTGCCCGGAGGAATTTTACGTCACCATCATGCGGCGCATAATGTTCCGCATCGCCGGGGCGGTGGCTGCCAAAGAGGAGGCCCTGGCCATCCTTACGGGAGAAAGCCTGGGCCAGGTGGCCAGCCAGACTCTCCAGAGTATGGCCGTCATCAACAAGGTGGTCGACCTGCCGGTCTTAAGGCCCCTGGTAGCCTGGGACAAAAGCGAGATCATCGAGGTAGCCCGCCGCATCGGCACTTACGACATCTCCATCCGGCCCTACGAAGACTGCTGCACCCTTTTTGTCCCCAAACACCCGGCCACCAAACCGCCCCTGGCCCGGGTGGAGGCGGCCGAAAGGAACCTGGCCGTGGCGGAGCTCGTCGAGGAGTGCCTGGCAAGCCTGGAAATCCTAACAGTAGAGCCCGAAGATACTGGATTGTAA
- a CDS encoding S-layer homology domain-containing protein, with product MRIKGLWSYLAVVVCLSLVLAGIPAVPHATASSSDPVGELVERLQPVYNCLDAGDKQVIQAAKDEIAGLDKNVIEGIIASNGLITQAVTSRLGDNAVSTLAEMLKEAAAIQYSTDAGELQNRLQAFRSTWGSTVSNLLGEGVTLDDAWQFVIDTERAMPGVLKNNLTDLSGFIRDKNYNEILEAFEQYLRQAALSVQSPFRYSIEQLGWSVEKLVNVKDALRDTVDGKAAEQALLKGYIRSVTVPQENTSVPIYAGSTKAYNLKVQVPGGSTTFNIPGSVLKWKSLDTSIADFDNYSNILRAKAGGTVKVRAFHPGNMADNAWLAEFTVTVQPPIPVTIGTPVEVNLGTQLSDLVDPSSGELKEPATLTFGDDASIQIVLPAGFKLPADAKLTVEKKDANSVQPPPSGVAISGEVVDISFPKMPAGQKVTIGLKRKTDTDKVAIFYLNNNKWEYQPSWLDGDIVKAEVEHFSTYAVLQDTTPPANVTLTKGDVTSSSVVLNFSAADSSGIKGYDIIRNNNKINAQLITGNTYTDTGLSASTTYTYKVIAHDNLENTAASPELIVTTSAASGSGGGGGGGGGGGAPQTGQPTTTTTDFGQVTVDKSTGSVTTTIDAAKAAELIAQTSGPVVFKADIPADVTVKTATVELPAAVFTKAAEAGKALSLEVAGVKALLPAGVIPPEILADPETKINFAFQVLDEAEARAFTGGLPAGMRQAADVIEIDLYSVKGDDQQAVTPAKPVTLTLTYRPQGVDADKLGIYRYNVAAGAWEYRGGRVDKTTNTISAVLNSFSKYTVLAYDKTFSDIQGHWAQRDIEIMAARHVAAGITTSEFNPEGQVTRAEFTAFLLRALGISEDRTAANPFTDIQPDDWYYGAVVTASRTGLVAGYEDGSFRPDRAISRQEMAAMLSRALAYAGRKVDVTGRVDDILSRFSDSGSIAAWARKSAAVAVESGLIVGRTATTFVPLGNATRAETVVMLKRLQDRI from the coding sequence GTGCGCATCAAGGGTTTATGGTCGTACCTGGCCGTTGTTGTTTGCCTGAGCCTGGTGCTGGCCGGCATCCCGGCCGTGCCTCATGCCACGGCGTCGTCTAGCGACCCGGTAGGCGAGCTGGTTGAGAGGCTCCAGCCGGTGTATAACTGCCTGGACGCGGGGGATAAGCAAGTTATACAGGCGGCGAAGGATGAGATTGCGGGGCTTGATAAAAACGTCATTGAGGGTATTATAGCTAGCAATGGGCTAATAACCCAGGCAGTGACTTCGCGCCTTGGTGATAATGCCGTCTCTACTCTAGCTGAAATGCTTAAGGAAGCAGCAGCCATTCAATATTCCACAGATGCAGGCGAACTTCAAAATAGACTACAGGCTTTTCGCAGTACATGGGGTTCGACGGTGAGCAATCTTCTGGGTGAAGGTGTCACCCTGGACGACGCTTGGCAGTTTGTAATAGATACGGAGCGGGCGATGCCGGGGGTGCTTAAAAACAATCTGACTGACCTGTCTGGATTCATCCGGGATAAAAACTACAACGAGATTTTAGAAGCCTTCGAGCAGTACCTGCGGCAGGCAGCCCTCAGCGTCCAGTCGCCCTTCCGGTACAGTATTGAGCAGCTCGGCTGGAGCGTCGAAAAGCTGGTCAATGTAAAGGACGCCCTGCGTGATACAGTAGATGGTAAAGCCGCCGAGCAGGCCCTGTTGAAAGGCTACATACGCTCGGTGACGGTACCGCAGGAGAATACTAGCGTTCCTATTTATGCCGGCAGCACCAAGGCCTACAACCTTAAGGTGCAGGTACCTGGCGGGAGCACGACCTTCAATATTCCAGGTAGCGTGTTAAAATGGAAATCATTAGATACCAGTATTGCCGATTTTGATAATTATAGTAATATCCTCCGGGCCAAAGCAGGGGGAACGGTCAAGGTACGGGCGTTCCACCCTGGCAACATGGCCGACAATGCCTGGCTGGCTGAATTTACCGTGACAGTTCAGCCACCTATACCTGTAACAATTGGAACACCGGTAGAAGTTAATTTAGGAACTCAGTTAAGTGACCTTGTCGATCCATCTTCTGGCGAACTCAAGGAACCTGCTACCTTGACTTTCGGCGATGATGCTAGCATCCAGATTGTTCTGCCAGCAGGGTTTAAATTGCCAGCCGATGCCAAACTAACAGTTGAGAAAAAAGATGCTAATAGCGTACAACCACCACCGTCTGGCGTTGCAATCAGCGGCGAGGTTGTTGATATTTCCTTTCCCAAAATGCCGGCAGGACAAAAGGTGACCATCGGCCTAAAAAGAAAAACCGATACAGATAAAGTTGCCATTTTCTACCTAAATAACAACAAATGGGAATATCAGCCGAGCTGGCTGGATGGGGATATCGTTAAAGCGGAAGTTGAACACTTCTCGACTTACGCAGTTCTGCAGGATACCACCCCGCCGGCTAATGTTACCCTAACCAAGGGAGATGTTACCAGTTCAAGTGTGGTATTGAATTTTTCGGCTGCCGATAGTTCAGGGATCAAGGGTTACGATATTATTCGCAACAACAATAAAATTAACGCCCAGCTGATAACAGGCAACACTTATACTGACACCGGCCTTAGCGCGTCAACAACCTATACTTATAAAGTAATAGCCCATGATAATCTGGAGAATACGGCCGCAAGCCCTGAACTTATTGTAACCACTAGCGCTGCTTCCGGCAGTGGCGGTGGCGGAGGCGGCGGCGGGGGTGGCGGTGCCCCTCAAACCGGGCAGCCTACCACCACTACCACCGACTTCGGCCAGGTAACGGTCGACAAATCGACGGGCAGCGTGACGACCACAATCGATGCGGCCAAAGCGGCCGAGCTGATCGCCCAGACTTCCGGCCCGGTGGTCTTTAAGGCCGACATCCCGGCCGACGTGACCGTCAAGACCGCTACGGTGGAACTGCCGGCCGCCGTCTTTACCAAAGCCGCGGAAGCCGGTAAGGCCCTTTCCCTGGAAGTGGCCGGCGTCAAGGCGCTTCTCCCGGCAGGAGTGATACCGCCGGAGATCCTGGCCGACCCGGAAACAAAAATTAATTTCGCCTTCCAGGTCCTGGACGAAGCAGAGGCCCGGGCGTTTACCGGCGGCCTCCCGGCCGGCATGCGCCAGGCGGCGGACGTTATCGAGATCGACCTGTATAGTGTTAAGGGCGACGACCAGCAGGCGGTAACCCCGGCGAAACCGGTAACCCTTACCTTGACCTATCGCCCGCAGGGTGTGGACGCCGACAAGCTGGGCATCTATCGTTACAATGTAGCTGCCGGCGCCTGGGAATACAGGGGCGGCCGGGTCGATAAGACCACCAATACTATCAGCGCCGTCCTCAATTCCTTCTCGAAGTACACGGTGCTGGCCTACGATAAAACCTTCAGCGACATTCAGGGACACTGGGCCCAGCGGGATATCGAGATCATGGCTGCCCGCCACGTTGCGGCCGGCATCACGACCAGCGAATTCAATCCGGAAGGCCAGGTAACGCGGGCGGAATTTACGGCCTTCCTGCTCCGCGCCCTGGGTATCAGTGAGGATAGAACCGCTGCCAATCCCTTTACTGATATCCAGCCCGACGATTGGTACTACGGCGCCGTAGTGACTGCCTCCAGGACCGGCCTGGTGGCCGGCTATGAGGACGGCAGCTTCCGTCCCGATCGGGCCATCAGCCGCCAGGAGATGGCCGCCATGTTGAGCAGGGCCCTGGCTTACGCCGGCCGGAAGGTGGACGTTACCGGTCGGGTGGATGATATCTTGAGCAGGTTCAGCGACAGCGGCAGCATTGCGGCCTGGGCCAGGAAGAGCGCGGCTGTGGCGGTAGAGTCCGGGCTGATTGTCGGCCGGACGGCCACCACCTTTGTGCCTCTGGGCAATGCCACCCGGGCGGAAACGGTGGTCATGCTCAAGCGGCTGCAGGACCGCATCTAA
- a CDS encoding metal-dependent hydrolase, translating to MLFLGHAGLTLAAARVIEKVMDSGGRKRPDGRPRPPGPIDYRLVLIGSMLPDIIDKPLGGVIFKETLGNGRIYAHTLVFLLFACSAGLLWWRRCRRPGGLILAGGSLMHHLLDGMWRYPATFLWPLYGWGFPRGRPEEWFWQWLAGLLHDPSVYVPEAAGGIVLLFIFGQLICRGGVMAFLRRGRL from the coding sequence ATGCTGTTTTTAGGTCACGCGGGTTTGACCCTGGCGGCAGCCAGGGTGATAGAAAAGGTGATGGATTCAGGCGGCAGGAAAAGGCCGGACGGTAGGCCGCGGCCGCCGGGGCCGATAGATTACCGCCTGGTCCTTATCGGTTCTATGCTGCCGGACATTATCGACAAGCCCCTGGGCGGGGTAATTTTCAAGGAAACCCTGGGTAACGGCCGTATCTACGCCCATACCCTGGTTTTTTTATTATTTGCCTGTTCCGCCGGCCTGCTGTGGTGGCGGCGTTGCCGGCGGCCGGGGGGCCTGATCCTGGCAGGTGGGAGCCTTATGCACCACCTGCTGGACGGGATGTGGCGCTATCCGGCTACTTTCCTCTGGCCCCTGTACGGCTGGGGCTTTCCCCGGGGCCGCCCGGAAGAGTGGTTCTGGCAGTGGCTGGCGGGGCTCCTGCACGACCCTTCTGTGTATGTGCCGGAAGCAGCCGGCGGTATCGTTCTTCTGTTCATTTTTGGACAGCTTATCTGCCGGGGAGGGGTGATGGCGTTTTTGAGGCGGGGCAGGTTGTAG
- a CDS encoding BON domain-containing protein has product MTDSKGVGMMDDTSLREKVRQILREDKDLRGYGLNADVVAGEVQLQGIVDTLKEKERAERLVRQVPGVKGVANAVAISTDGAIRDEDVTMEVHEELDLDPRVDLRHIGAESVDGHGTVVLKGRAEEPVEVEAAREAAAKARGVTRVVSQVKVGEEEMSLEDIFHRQVNNDREE; this is encoded by the coding sequence TTGACTGACAGCAAGGGAGTGGGCATGATGGACGATACTTCTTTACGGGAAAAGGTGCGGCAGATTTTGCGCGAGGATAAGGATCTGCGCGGTTACGGCCTGAACGCCGACGTGGTAGCGGGCGAGGTCCAGCTCCAGGGGATCGTCGATACCCTGAAGGAGAAGGAGCGGGCCGAAAGGCTGGTGCGGCAGGTTCCGGGGGTGAAAGGCGTAGCCAATGCCGTGGCTATCAGCACCGACGGGGCCATCAGGGACGAGGACGTAACCATGGAGGTCCATGAAGAACTGGACTTAGATCCGCGCGTTGACCTGCGCCATATTGGCGCCGAAAGCGTTGACGGCCACGGCACGGTGGTTTTAAAGGGCCGGGCGGAAGAGCCGGTCGAAGTGGAAGCGGCCCGGGAGGCGGCAGCTAAAGCCCGGGGCGTGACCCGGGTGGTGAGCCAGGTTAAGGTAGGGGAAGAGGAAATGAGCCTGGAGGATATTTTCCACCGCCAGGTGAACAATGATAGGGAAGAGTAA
- a CDS encoding type II toxin-antitoxin system VapC family toxin has protein sequence MNWMDVRLKEVCVDACLVVKLVINEPDSALADALFAWWQEQGVQLIAPVFCPVEIDSVIRRRTVITNPEERLTPEQAEIAFEAVQAIPLKTISVPGQRRRAWELAV, from the coding sequence GTGAACTGGATGGACGTGCGCCTTAAAGAAGTTTGTGTCGATGCCTGCCTGGTAGTCAAACTAGTTATAAACGAACCAGACAGCGCGCTGGCAGATGCCCTTTTTGCCTGGTGGCAGGAGCAGGGGGTTCAGTTAATAGCCCCGGTTTTTTGTCCTGTAGAAATAGATAGTGTTATTAGACGCAGGACAGTAATTACCAACCCCGAAGAAAGATTAACACCGGAACAGGCGGAAATTGCTTTTGAAGCCGTACAAGCTATTCCCTTAAAAACTATCAGTGTCCCCGGTCAACGGCGCCGGGCATGGGAACTGGCTGTATAA
- a CDS encoding B12-binding domain-containing radical SAM protein, translating into MRVLLTTLNAKYIHVNLALRYLRACCRDLPHTFILDEFTINDHPEHIAAAIYRYRPDLVAFSCYIWNIDPTLAVIQILKTVRPDLPILCGGPEVSFDTAAFLAQNPQVDLVITGEGEIPFRALMEQLAGQQHLPAGGREEPISASIARPAAERLAPGPVPDPAAIPGLAWRQGGEVVVNPPAPLPSNLDAIPFPYQEDLHAAGNDLRQRTVYYETSRGCPFACGFCLSSATEGLRYFSLERVRDDLERLLKAGVREIKFVDRTFNAHKKRALAIWEFLLSRRPRARFYFEIAGDRLDEEMLAHLNQVPPGLFQFEIGVQTIDAGVNVLCNRRQDWERLAANVRRLREMENIRLHLDLIAGLPGETYAGVGKSFDAVAALKPHEIQLGFLKLLKGTSLRARAGEFGYRFIDRPPYEVLASSTITYEEMLRLHSVETLLRHYGNSHLADHALAYLAATAFGGSCFTLYETLAAWWEARGLLRRGHRQRDLFELLAAFAAGLSGPAGMARPAAPGEPYLEEPGAQREAGHPTPPGAVWPERFYPLTARQLDRFYQLLKFDFLYRDRSRNYPGWMPPSPLTQEERSNCMAQITAPRSIEKYMPELAKETPANLRRHGFIELFPCHPERPEQDESTLVFFYYGPPGSETRVYCLPLIEIEPQTF; encoded by the coding sequence TTGCGGGTCCTGTTAACCACCCTCAACGCCAAGTACATCCACGTCAACCTGGCCCTGCGCTACCTGCGCGCCTGCTGCCGCGACCTGCCCCACACCTTTATCCTGGATGAGTTCACCATCAATGACCACCCGGAACATATCGCCGCCGCTATCTACCGGTACCGGCCCGACCTGGTGGCTTTTTCCTGCTATATCTGGAATATCGACCCCACCCTGGCCGTGATCCAGATTCTCAAAACCGTCCGCCCGGACCTCCCTATCCTCTGCGGCGGCCCGGAGGTTTCCTTCGATACGGCCGCCTTTCTGGCGCAAAACCCCCAGGTTGACCTGGTGATCACCGGCGAAGGGGAAATCCCCTTCCGCGCCCTCATGGAACAACTGGCCGGGCAACAGCACCTCCCGGCAGGGGGCCGGGAGGAACCCATTTCCGCCTCCATAGCCCGGCCGGCCGCGGAGAGGCTTGCCCCGGGGCCCGTACCCGACCCGGCAGCCATCCCCGGCCTGGCCTGGCGGCAGGGCGGGGAGGTTGTCGTCAACCCGCCGGCGCCGCTTCCCAGCAACCTGGACGCCATCCCCTTCCCCTACCAGGAAGACCTGCACGCCGCCGGCAACGACCTCCGCCAGCGCACGGTATACTACGAAACCTCCCGCGGCTGCCCCTTCGCCTGCGGTTTCTGCCTCTCATCCGCTACGGAGGGCCTGCGCTATTTCTCCCTGGAACGCGTCCGGGACGACCTGGAACGCCTGCTCAAGGCCGGCGTCCGGGAGATCAAGTTCGTCGACCGTACCTTCAACGCCCACAAAAAACGGGCCCTGGCCATCTGGGAGTTCCTCCTCTCCCGCAGGCCCCGCGCCCGTTTTTACTTTGAAATCGCCGGCGACCGCCTGGACGAAGAGATGCTGGCCCATCTCAACCAGGTGCCGCCGGGTCTGTTCCAGTTCGAAATCGGCGTCCAGACCATTGACGCCGGGGTAAACGTCCTCTGCAATCGCCGCCAGGACTGGGAGCGCCTGGCGGCCAATGTCCGCCGCTTGCGGGAAATGGAGAACATCCGCCTGCACCTGGACCTCATCGCCGGCCTGCCCGGGGAAACTTACGCCGGCGTGGGCAAAAGTTTCGACGCCGTAGCGGCCTTAAAACCCCACGAGATCCAGCTCGGCTTCCTGAAACTCCTGAAAGGCACGAGCCTGCGCGCCCGGGCCGGTGAATTCGGTTACCGTTTCATCGACCGGCCGCCCTACGAGGTACTGGCCAGCAGCACCATTACCTACGAAGAAATGCTCCGCCTCCACAGCGTGGAAACCTTGCTCCGCCATTACGGCAACAGCCACCTGGCCGACCACGCCCTGGCCTACCTGGCTGCGACCGCCTTCGGTGGCAGCTGCTTCACCCTATACGAGACCCTGGCCGCCTGGTGGGAGGCCCGTGGCCTCCTGCGCCGCGGCCACCGCCAGCGGGACCTTTTTGAGCTTCTGGCCGCCTTTGCCGCCGGCCTGTCCGGCCCCGCCGGTATGGCCCGGCCCGCCGCGCCAGGAGAACCGTACCTGGAAGAACCGGGCGCGCAAAGGGAGGCGGGACACCCTACTCCACCGGGCGCAGTATGGCCGGAACGCTTTTACCCCCTTACCGCCCGCCAGTTGGACCGTTTCTACCAGCTCCTTAAATTCGACTTTCTCTACCGCGACCGCAGCCGGAACTACCCGGGCTGGATGCCGCCCTCGCCACTGACACAGGAAGAGCGCTCAAACTGCATGGCGCAGATAACCGCTCCCCGGTCCATAGAAAAATATATGCCGGAGCTCGCGAAAGAAACCCCGGCAAACCTGCGCCGCCACGGCTTTATCGAACTCTTCCCCTGCCACCCGGAGAGACCGGAACAGGACGAATCGACCCTCGTCTTCTTTTACTACGGTCCCCCTGGAAGTGAGACAAGGGTATATTGTTTACCCCTCATTGAAATAGAGCCGCAAACTTTTTAA